The DNA segment CTCAGCCTTCTAAAACCAATCATACTGTTGAAGTAGAAGAGAATAATCTCTCTCACCTATAGTCTGTTCATATATTGTCTCAAATGCATGGAGCTGTACCCAAAATGTACCCAAATATGGAGCTGGCTGAAATTGCTCATTTCAGTCTGTTTGGTGGCTTTACTCAGCTTCCACGAGTAACATGGAACAGTTACACATGGAATAGTAaaaattttctttcaaaaaaaaaaaaaaaattactttttggaaaccgggaggcttgtgattgTCCCATAGagtgccaagtaagttacactgtcaaggtccagaaaagcatcatcaaatagtccatctgccatcagtggttcaactgtaacgttatgaagcgacaagaatactttttgtatgcgaatataacaaaaataactactttattcaacagttcctttgtcaacagtctactctgtgtctctccacatcactcaaactgtctatgctcttctgtgtcagtcgcGCCACAGGGATGCACaaggagacacagaggagactgttgacaaaggaattgttgaataaagtcgtcatttttgttttctttgctcacaAACCGTATTCTCATTGCTTCagtaatgttacggttgaactactgatggcagatggactattctgacggcgtctttcatacttttctggactttgacagtgtaactaaCTTGGCAATCTATGGGAGAGTCACatgcctcccggttttcatcctaaatatcttaaattgtgttttattaactattATAATTGGTGATTTTGAAATCAATCTATCATAGTGGTATAATCTATTTCTGACGAAACTctctcacacataaacacaagcagattttttttcatacagtCATGTCTCTTCCTATTATAATGTGCAGTTCTTGCTCAGAAGAAGCTGCAATCTGTATCACATTTCATGCCATTATTTGAAAGCGTTTGTCTATTAATATAAAAGTCGCATTGTATTCCCTAAACATGTGATGTGGCATTGGCTTTCCAGCAGGAGCAGTACCTCAGGCAAGCCTCCATCTTCATCAATCAGACCACCTACGCCTGCTACAAGTGTGTCCCTAGGTCGAGGCCCAGTTGGTGTGGGGACAATAATACCCTCCACTCGACCCAGTCCTGGTGCTGTCTTCACATCGTCCTCCAACCTTCCCCCACCACCTCCTCTCCTGCAGGTGTCACCCCACGCTTCAACAGGTAAACCGTACCAACCGTTATGCTGCTAAAAAATATTAGATATTAACAACTGTTATTGCATTAACAACATTCTTTAGTGGCAGTGAAATCATAGAAGTGAAATATGTATGTTCTTGTTCAGAAAGATGAAGttctttcctttctctttgattAATAGACCAGGATCTGACCATCTCAAATGCTGGCTCTGCACCTGGAGGACCATCCGCGTCAAGCTCAAGCTCTGGAACGTCTGGCAGATCCTCGCAGGCCCAAACGTCCATCCCTGCCTATCAGTTCCATCAGCACAATCACCAGCACCAGCACACTCATACTCACCAACACTTCTTACATCCTACAGCTGCACCACCACCACTGGTGAGGAGTCTACTATAGCCCATGGATGGCTAGTTTCAGAAAGTAGCTGATTATGTAATTTCACGCTTTGACATTTCTCTTGTGCTCGTTGTATTTCAGTTTGAGAAGTATCCAGGCAAAATAGACGGACTCTTTCGACACCCAGTAAGTCTTGTATcgaatttattcatttaaatctgCTGGGCAGTTTTCAAACTTGCTGTCAATATAGCAAATTCTAGTTtgtgatttattcatttttgttctcTCCTGCAAAGTTTTTTCCTCAGTACCCACCCTCAGTGCCCGTTCTTCCGCCCACAGCACCTTTCAGTTCATTGCATGGAGCTTTTCAGCCTAGGGTAAGAGTTGCCATTTAAGAGTTGTCATTTGGTCTatgttttgaatattaaaatcagGTGAAGAATGCTTGCATATTACCACAATATCTAGTGATCATGGGGAGCTAATAATGTGCTGTCTGTTAACCACATAAGAGCAACCACTTCATCAAACATTTAACAGTAGTCAGCATATTTACCTAATAATGTATGCAACTTTTCAAAAGAAAAAGACTAACATTTTTCTTCAGCAAGAATGGATTAAATTGATTTAAGgggaaattaaaaacatttattattttacaaaataaatgaactgcttttttattcatgaaagaatcctgaaaaaatctatcactgtttccacaattaTATTAAGtcgcacaattgttttcaacatgagcaacaaatcagcataatatagttatttccgaaggatcatgtgacattgaagattaATGTGtctgaagatattttaaatattttaaaatctagtttaaatctagtttaaaatcttgtttgttttaaattgaaatactGTTTcacaagattattattttttactgtacttttgatcaaataaatgcagccttgccttggtgagcataagacatttaaacatttaaaggtgtcatagaatgcattgataaaatattttaaattgttctctgatgtccccagtgtgtgtatgtgaagttttatcaCAAAACACCCAACAGATAATTTTGTATAGTTTGTTGAAATTGCCACTCTTAGGTTATGAGCCAAAAcgcactgtttgtgtgtgtcccctttaaatgaaaatgagctggtaCTCCCGCCTCCCTTTTCAGAAGAGTGCAGAGCTTCAAGAGCTCCTGCTCACAGGCTTTACCACTGGTGTTACAGTTTAACTTGTGGTGACcgtgttactgacctcacattgcttccaaatgcaatttttaactatCACATTCCTATTCATGATCATTTCTGgtagcatgtgaaggcagcattagtggaACAGGCAGAGACAATGTATGATGTGTGATGTTTCTCTGGAGTCTGGACATTTGCGCATGAAGCTTTGGtatcgatccctctttcagaagcactTCAGCTCCAGCACTGAACGgaccctcgtttgtgaggcagtccggCGTAAAATGATTAGCACAAAGTATAGGCCTTCTCCATTTTTTCCCCCCAGgacatttcctttgaaaatgTAACCACTGTGTCCTCAGCAGtatatggagactcctatgttcattggtgcatcccaacacacaacacttttaattaCTCTTTGGCACTGACATTGTAACTCCTGCAGCTACAGCTAGAAACGTTATGGTGGACagcagcttctcactcagggttgtgtatatgctaatagggcagagagcatcACAAATAGGGTAGGGTACCGTTCACTTTTTTACCAGTACCTGAAATTCGGTACCACTACCTTTTTTCGGTACTCAGTTTCAACATTTTGAACAAGGGCCCTTAAAACGTTTTCTTTtgtaaacaattacaaagaattgTAAAGAATTTCTTGtcttaatttttcagaaaatcaaatgaaggcattaaacatttattttaaataaaattctaattaaaCCCTTAAATTTTGTGGCAAACAATCATGTTTACTTTTGAAATCAATACATGAAAGAAAAATTGTGTGAAAATTcctgtaaaaaaatttttagtaGGCTAATAATTAGCATTTTCCCCTTcgtgtagtaaacaaacccgtgTTTCCGCCATTCATACATAGAGGCATGCGgcacatgcaggattcatatttaaaccatctttttgcattttaatattcacagacacacgTTCATATCACAAATTAAGTTAGCATATGCGTTCTCAGGTACTGAAATATGGCACTGAATCATTTAATGTGAATTGGTACTGGGTAGTACCGACACAATTTGGTCAGTACCCAGTCCGGTACCCAACACTGGTCACAAATGGGCTCGACTTTTCCCGACTCTGATATCATAGTCTGGAACTATCATGTGGAGAAGACCATTTATGATTTTttgggattataaaacaatgagtgagtggatttttaccattatgtaTACGCTGGTTGATTTCACACGCTgcagccacacaactgtgttcaaacaccttatagaAGTAATTTTTGCATTCTATAAAACAGTACCTTTTAACAGTAGTGTGCATGCCTGGTTCTTTCAGTGTCAATTTGAGTGTGTCATTGCTACATATATGTTTAGCATGCATATTCTTACTCCGATGAACActgattataaatataaatattgtaagtTCCATTATTAATGATTTTATACTTATAGAATTTCTATCACACAAAAAAATTGGTTGGAACGTAAAACAAAATCTTAATCTTTGATTTCAGGTACATCAGGATTTAAATAATGTGGTTGTGGTTCATAAACACATGCCGTTTTTAATGACCATTTCCCAGTCTCTCTTCAATTAGACATTTTTCAGCTGTATCTTTAAAAGGATTATGAATGAATCCTCTGTTATAAATGACCAATCTGTGAAGTTAGTAAAGCTTACTTGTAGGTTTGTTGTATTTGCCTTAAAGTTAATCCATGTTAGTAATAAGAGAGAATAGTGTTTTTTATTGGGTTTTAGCTGTAATGTGTATCCTGCAGGCTAAAGGTGCAAATATTCAGTGTGTTTTGATAGCACAAACATGAAGAAATTATAGCTCATATTTTGGGCAAGGTATTCTAAGGTTGATAATTAGAGTATAGAGTAATTCTATAACAATCTGATTTGTCAGGATTACCATTTTAATGCGGTTAAAGCCAATGTTTGGCTCCAATCCTGTCACattgtttcctgtttttttttgagCCCATGAAATGGGTTTGAATATAATGATGTTATTGACTGCTTGTTGCCCTTCAGGGACCTGCTCCAGAGATGGCTGCTGGTTTAGGAGTTGTACCGTCCCACCTTCCACCTAAAGCTCCAAGGGTAAAGATGCCCTTTCATGTGCATTTACATCATACATCGTAATTGTAACTTATGATGAGGCTTAAGTATGAATAATGTATTGTGTTTGTGTCCACAGCTAACAGACCCATTTGGACCACCACCAAAAGTCAGTAATGTAAGTTTAATCTTTTGTTTTGTACTCGTACTATGTTTGTTGTTGACCTCTAAATGGCTAGTGGACAATTATCTTCTAACTTTACTTGGATTGTCTATTTACAGAAGCCTGGAAAATGGTGTGCTATGCATGTCCGTGTTGCTTGGATGATTCTAAGGCATCAAGAGAAAGTCAAGGTTTTTGCCTTCATCTGTGTTTATTTTTAGTTCTAATGGAAAAAAgccaaaaattacaaaattgttcaaatgtttcctggtatttaaataaaaagtagtgTCAGTTCTGTTGACCACCTTTCTGTTGCTGTCTTCCTCAGCTTATGCATGCTGATCCACAAAAGCTGGACTTCCGTAACGACCTGTTGCCTCGACTCCCTGGTCCTGGTATTGGTGGACTAGGAGGTCTAGGACCACTTGGTGGTCCACTTGCCCCAAATCCTGATCTTACAAGACCAGGAAGCCTCTTTGGAGCCGCTGGTGGGTTATACTTTTTACACTTATTTCTGCAACCAATTTAGGGAATTCCCCAGGTGACATAAGCCTGTGATTTATTCTTAAGATACAATTGTTTGTAAGATATTGAAGTGGGTTATTTATACCTAAATAAGTTTCCAGGTTCAAAACACTTTGACAGCACTACTGTGCTGCCATACAAGGTCTTTAAATTAGAAAGGCTTAAGGAGGATATAAAGCACAAACTTGGCTAAATGTCAGCACTCAATGGTAGTCCATTTATGGGTGTTTAAGTTTTTGTCTGAGTTGACCCATGTCTTCTCAGGTGGAGTCAATCCGTCCTCCACACCATTCTTGCCTCCATCAACGACCCATCCCTCTTTCCTCACCTCAGCAGCACATTTGGGTAAGAGTCTGTCTCTGAGAAAGTAGGGGCATCAAAAACCAATGTGACCCATGGCTGCTCTTGTTCCTCTGTGCAGTTCTGTTCTTCAGGCTTGCTTCGTTTGCTAGCATTATAGACCATAATTCCTAAGCGTTTAGTAAGACAATAACATCTAATGACCGGATTTCATGTTACAGACCCATATGTTCGTCCATCCACCTTCTCTTTGGGACCCCTGAGTTCTGGTGCCTTTGGAGGCCTAGGCAGCACCACATTAGGTTTGTCATGCTATTTTGTTCcttcaaaatatgaattaatcaGTTGGATGACTAACACAGTGGTTCTCGGCCTTTTTGACAGGTTTGTGGTTTTCTtgataatgatttttattttatttttagtttatttacaaGTTGGCATAACGTGGGGGAAAAAAAGTACATTCATTATAAAAGTGCCCATGGACTTATAAGATTCCATCAGTTTACATTGCTTTTCCAGTGGGATTCCTGGttctcaaagaaaaaaaactttgtttttcaaaacctttatgtagatttttttgttttgctttgtattaaaggggtcatatgattcattattttgtgcatttggtgtaacagaatatgttgacatgctttaatgttcaaaaaacacattatttttcaaatactgtacattattgttggtcctctatgccctgcctctctcaaacgtgtcgttttctacaaagtccctccttcctaCAAGCGCAGTctactctgattggtcagctgaccCAACGCATAGTGATTGGCCgaacatctttcaaaataaatgtaaagaccgtTAGTAATgttcttagttttaccatcagttcaagccgcACACACCATGTGCAAAACGCCGCATTTGAACAGtcagtagcaaatacttaaactactaaCAAAACGTACTTAAAGtaactgattcagaagcgccagattgtcatagcaaagtcattattacctcctctcctaggttcaccaaacggtcatccataaaatgcgttgctgttctgttgtaagtaatcttaaagattccttaatgcatctactttcggaaggccaaataaagtgcttttgctttagcctagatacacacagcatctccctgacacaaCTGCTTCAACACTTAACTgcggttgctgaaaccacgctgcctgtctttgtgtgaacatctgggcggcattacacaaatatttccacattgtgacgtagacatATGGGGTGGCGTGTCTtaattttgataaagaatatctctttggttttgagactttagtctttgcaacttcagggatcttatcaatgcacaatcagcttgtaacactccaaagagaaaggaaaactggaaatcgcattatatgacccctttaaatcattTAAGTCATCTTCAGGCCCCAAGTTAGCCGAGACCTCTGGTTGAGAATCACTGCTCTATTGTGAAAGTGTTGGTTTTCTAACATTtcctaaacattttaattaaaatggttAATTAAAGTGGTGTTTTATCAGACACATTCTACTCTCAGCCAAAGACTAAgcaaatgttaaacattttatttagttgCCAATGTTTTTGGACATAAGACCGAGCCCTCTGCAAGTGCAGTTGGAGGATTGGGTAACCACCATGATCCATGGAATCGTCTGCATGTTACACCTGCCTCTTTCCCCTCTGGATCATCCTGGGCAAAAGGACCAGAGAAAAGAGATGATAGAGGAAAGGAGGTGGAAAGAAGAGAACCAACTCATataaaagatgaaaaggacaggTATGACAACTataacaaatttatttttttccccccgCTTTGTTGAATGCTGGTTTGTTGTCATTAGGTAGATTTCAAGGGGCTTTTAAGATCAAAAGGGATTAACGTATTGCATCTTACAACTTCGACACATACTTAATTGGTTTAATACTGTTTCACACAGAGACAGTCTATTGTATGGACGCCTGTCAGTGCGAATGTCACCTGGTGTCCCATCTCACAAGCACCGAAGCAGCCCCTCCAGTTCACACATGAATGGCTTGGGCCCACTGAGTGGAGGTGGAGTTCAATCAGATGGCCAAAGCAGAGAGCGTGAAAGAGAAAGGGAGTCAGACAAGAGACATCATTCTGCATCCAGGGCACCAGTGTCAACTTCCTCCGCAGCACCAGACAGACCTCGATCTTCAACATCATCTATTCTCACAACCTCTCCTTCTAATGTCCCCTTAGCCCCCTCTCCTCGGGATCTGTTTCATCGACAGCCACCACACAACCTCAGCACAGAATCCAGCCATTCTTCACAAAGAGAGAGTAGTGGTCCAGCCTCTTCTAGTTCACTTCCAGTCAAGAAATCTGATCGTACCACAACTCCGGTATCGAGGCCTACACATGGTCTAACCTCTGGGCTGCTCCTCCCTCAAGTCAAGGTTAAGGAAGAGCGTAAAGAGGAGCCTGAGCCAGTGCCAATCTCACATAACTTTGAAAGGCCTAATAGTCGGCACCCACCCCATCCATCAACCCCCTCCTCAACCCACTCACTGACACCTACACCTGGCATGCCTCTTCCTCCACCAACTCCGCACCCTTCCCACCATCATCTGTCCCTCTTAGATCGTACACGGGCTATTGATTCCTATCTTGGTGGTGCTGGAGGCTCAGCAGGACTGGTATTAGGTACTGATCGTTTCCCACCACATCCACATGGTCCTCCACAAGGTCATTCCCAAGCCAATCACAGCTTTCCCTGGGACCATTGGAGGGATTTGGCCGCTCAACATCAGCAGTGCAGAGAAGTTTTGACTCTGAGGTCAGATCCCCACCTTGCACTTCGCTCAGATCCACACTTGTCTAGACTCTTCCAGCATCAGCAGGTACAGCGTTATTTGGAGGCAGCTGTGGCAACTGGCCAGCACCATCCACCGGTACCTACCTCAACATCCTCAGCTTCATCCTCAGCAGGCAGGCCAGAGTTTGGTTTGATGTCCCACCCATTTGACGAGGAACAACGTGCTCAGATAATGCGGGAAGATTATGAAAGAGCGCGTTATTTTGGAATGCATCCACATCCGCACCTGTCTGCACCTCACCTTCCTAGCCCATCTCATGCTGCCCACCTAGAACAGCTACACGCAGGGCTTCTATCCCACTCTCACCTCCAAGCAGCTGGAGCATCTGCACAAGCAACACATCACCCTGGCCTTTACTCTAGACTGGGACCTCTGCATCACTCTCATGTACCTAATGGAATTCTAACAAAGACACCAGGTCTAGTTGGAGCATTGTCTGTTGGGGCTCCACCACCTCTCATTTCATCTGTGAACAGATCTTCTACTCCACCCCGTGGCCCCAGACTTGGGGCAGGAGACTTGGCCCTTTTTACCACACATAAAGACGGCGAGTCCAGATAGTACTAAGTAAAGCTCAAGGAGCTTTCGGAACTGCTGTGCTGAAGAAACTGCTCCTTAAACAGCAAGAATTTGCAGGACACTCCAAAAGAGCTAAGCTTCAGTGACAATACAGAAGTGTTGAAACAACCTGGGGAGAGAACAGAGATACTTCCCAGGGCTGTTTGATATTTATCCACTGTGGTTAAGTTGGTACAATTAAGGTACTCTTTTTGCTGTGCCCTGGTTTTTATGTAGGGTTTTCTTTACAGAGGCCTGTGGATGTTAAAAGACTGTTCATTACTACCATTGTGAAGACAGGTTGTGTTGAAGAGTGATGGGTCAAAAATTATTAACTTTGTCTTGGTGAACTTAAGGAAAACCTACAGTAGAGCCTTCAGCTTTGCATTTGAAGGAGGAGAAATCGGACGTCTACTTGAGTAGTCAAGTACTTTTCGTTGTCTTAATCCGCACTGTTGGTTGAACACATGGTCCACATTCTGCTTTAAATATTCAAGTCATCCATCAGAAAACTTCCATGAACATCAGAATGAtcttaagatttattttattctttaaaaaaaagttatgaacTGTACATCTTGTtggataatattttaaaattcaaaGGGAAAGAACTGTCTCCCATTCATTAGTCTGACTCATTACAAGAGCTGGGCCAGAATATAGTAGAATAGTGATATTGCTTTTGTAATAATTATTGTTAACATTACCTTCCATAATAAATATATTCACTGTTTATGTTATAATGTCATGTTTCAGGTCTTACCAAATGCACTCACTTGTTGAAAGGAATCAGTGATGAGTATTGTCCAGCAAAGCACTACAGTTATATTGCTCCAATATACTGATTGTTAAAGCCTGTGTACTGAGGATGTATCAAAGCCAGCCTCTACGGTTCAGAGAACCGTAAACCTTCATACGTGGGAGACTTGTGTGCGTGTTATTTCTATGTTTTCCACAGTTTAAGCCATTGAAAGTCTCCAACAACCATCATCCAAACAGACTGAAATGAGGCATTTGTGGACGGAACAAAAGAAGTGCACATCATGTACTTGCATATAAACTGCAAGATTAGAAAGACTCTGGCGATATAGGACATTCTGGATTAAATATTTGAGCAAaacaattttatacattttaaatatgttccTCTCCCCTTGAAAAGAGAACCACAAAgatgaattaattattaaaatggttGGTTATTTACATGTGTGGTAGTGTATTGATTCATTGTGTAGATTTAAATGGTGTGTTACTTTCATGTCTCAATTTCAGAGCCAAATTGTGAACTAACTAGACTTTGCATGTTATTTGACTTAATATATGTGCTCAAAACATTTTATACTTAATTGCTACTATAAGCCATGAGATCTAAAATCGTATATCAGGTCATAAACATCTATcgagatattattttttttttttacaaaactttaATCTAAAATTGTTTAACAATATGCTATCGCTATGTCATATCAGTAAGTTGTAGCT comes from the Carassius carassius chromosome 39, fCarCar2.1, whole genome shotgun sequence genome and includes:
- the LOC132121528 gene encoding autism susceptibility gene 2 protein homolog isoform X2, with the translated sequence MDGPSRIGGLRQSRRSRSQRDRERRRRRADLGEHSSPSSASDQDLCRGDSLVRASGGECRAGFPGARHRPPRRRKREAVSCEEDIIDGFAIASFISLEALEMDCSLKPPQRSGLFMCRGIKRKRGLDENGGPLSEPEEGPPATYTNSWEQCRKIKSKLKGKSDAKVSGNHMETGYICDTESESGDKASDNMEPAFIVCTREAVNSNSAGAAAGNGCPLLPSNSSLPLLSVTPRVSGLQRSQERSMEQPYPESISTSSSLPSLAAHSTASVSNSLSEHRNGNGGPHHRHNASPPQHKHKPFLPFPGKSQSIYSMGSNNSRSSTSGKPPSSSIRPPTPATSVSLGRGPVGVGTIIPSTRPSPGAVFTSSSNLPPPPPLLQVSPHASTDQDLTISNAGSAPGGPSASSSSSGTSGRSSQAQTSIPAYQFHQHNHQHQHTHTHQHFLHPTAAPPPLFEKYPGKIDGLFRHPFFPQYPPSVPVLPPTAPFSSLHGAFQPRGPAPEMAAGLGVVPSHLPPKAPRLTDPFGPPPKVSNKPGKWCAMHVRVAWMILRHQEKVKLMHADPQKLDFRNDLLPRLPGPGIGGLGGLGPLGGPLAPNPDLTRPGSLFGAAVNPSSTPFLPPSTTHPSFLTSAAHLDPYVRPSTFSLGPLSSGAFGGLGSTTLVANVFGHKTEPSASAVGGLGNHHDPWNRLHVTPASFPSGSSWAKGPEKRDDRGKEVERREPTHIKDEKDRDSLLYGRLSVRMSPGVPSHKHRSSPSSSHMNGLGPLSGGGVQSDGQSRERERERESDKRHHSASRAPVSTSSAAPDRPRSSTSSILTTSPSNVPLAPSPRDLFHRQPPHNLSTESSHSSQRESSGPASSSSLPVKKSDRTTTPVSRPTHGLTSGLLLPQVKVKEERKEEPEPVPISHNFERPNSRHPPHPSTPSSTHSLTPTPGMPLPPPTPHPSHHHLSLLDRTRAIDSYLGGAGGSAGLVLGTDRFPPHPHGPPQGHSQANHSFPWDHWRDLAAQHQQCREVLTLRSDPHLALRSDPHLSRLFQHQQVQRYLEAAVATGQHHPPVPTSTSSASSSAGRPEFGLMSHPFDEEQRAQIMREDYERARYFGMHPHPHLSAPHLPSPSHAAHLEQLHAGLLSHSHLQAAGASAQATHHPGLYSRLGPLHHSHVPNGILTKTPGLVGALSVGAPPPLISSVNRSSTPPRGPRLGAGDLALFTTHKDGESR
- the LOC132121528 gene encoding autism susceptibility gene 2 protein homolog isoform X1, whose translation is MDGPSRIGGLRQSRRSRSQRDRERRRRRADLGEHSSPSSASDQDLCRGDSLVRASGGECRAGFPGARHRPPRRRKREAVSCEEDIIDGFAIASFISLEALEMDCSLKPPQRSGLFMCRGIKRKRGLDENGGPLSEPEEGPPATYTNSWEQCRKIKSKLKGKSDAKVSGNHMETGYICDTESESGDKASDNMEPAFIVCTREAVNSNSAGAAAGNGCPLLPSNSSLPLLSVTPRVSGLQRSQERSMEQPYPESISTSSSLPSLAAHSTASVSNSLSEHRNGNGGPHHRHNASPPQHKHKPFLPFPGKSQSIYSMGSNNSRSSTSGKPPSSSIRPPTPATSVSLGRGPVGVGTIIPSTRPSPGAVFTSSSNLPPPPPLLQVSPHASTDQDLTISNAGSAPGGPSASSSSSGTSGRSSQAQTSIPAYQFHQHNHQHQHTHTHQHFLHPTAAPPPLFEKYPGKIDGLFRHPFFPQYPPSVPVLPPTAPFSSLHGAFQPRGPAPEMAAGLGVVPSHLPPKAPRLTDPFGPPPKVSNKPGKWCAMHVRVAWMILRHQEKVKLMHADPQKLDFRNDLLPRLPGPGIGGLGGLGPLGGPLAPNPDLTRPGSLFGAAGGVNPSSTPFLPPSTTHPSFLTSAAHLDPYVRPSTFSLGPLSSGAFGGLGSTTLVANVFGHKTEPSASAVGGLGNHHDPWNRLHVTPASFPSGSSWAKGPEKRDDRGKEVERREPTHIKDEKDRDSLLYGRLSVRMSPGVPSHKHRSSPSSSHMNGLGPLSGGGVQSDGQSRERERERESDKRHHSASRAPVSTSSAAPDRPRSSTSSILTTSPSNVPLAPSPRDLFHRQPPHNLSTESSHSSQRESSGPASSSSLPVKKSDRTTTPVSRPTHGLTSGLLLPQVKVKEERKEEPEPVPISHNFERPNSRHPPHPSTPSSTHSLTPTPGMPLPPPTPHPSHHHLSLLDRTRAIDSYLGGAGGSAGLVLGTDRFPPHPHGPPQGHSQANHSFPWDHWRDLAAQHQQCREVLTLRSDPHLALRSDPHLSRLFQHQQVQRYLEAAVATGQHHPPVPTSTSSASSSAGRPEFGLMSHPFDEEQRAQIMREDYERARYFGMHPHPHLSAPHLPSPSHAAHLEQLHAGLLSHSHLQAAGASAQATHHPGLYSRLGPLHHSHVPNGILTKTPGLVGALSVGAPPPLISSVNRSSTPPRGPRLGAGDLALFTTHKDGESR